The proteins below come from a single Molothrus ater isolate BHLD 08-10-18 breed brown headed cowbird chromosome 3, BPBGC_Mater_1.1, whole genome shotgun sequence genomic window:
- the DLK2 gene encoding protein delta homolog 2, giving the protein MLRSFCLQLMSLIWILLAHHQLVQGDDCSERCNLAHGCCDQDGKCRCDPGWEGEYCEECVRMPGCLHGTCHQPWQCICHSGWAGKFCDKDIHICEHQSPCQNGAQCIYDRDGEYSCLCPEGFHGKDCEMKTGPCEKAGSPCKNGGQCQDENGFASNFTCRCLAGFVGALCEHDVDDCLMRPCANGATCHDGVNRFSCQCQVGFEGRFCTININDCASQPCKNGAKCYDRINDYDCLCPDRFTGKTCEISVPEPTWSPPYHPANHENAGGVKSTTSETPGVTQPEPIRTVVTGRRVANHSEKEPGGGLLKISVKEVVTQRDSGLSEAQLVTVLVFGVLTAVLVLITVLLMLRNWQRGRQRSNWCQSPSQAARKLQDQECQVGMLNTILIEPRKTTEL; this is encoded by the exons ATGCTCAGGAGCTTCTGTCTCCAGCTCATGTCCTTGATTTGGATCCTCTTGGCCCATCACCAGCTTGTGCAAG GGGATGACTGCAGTGAGCGCTGCAATCTCGCCCATGGCTGCTGTGACCAGGATGGGAAGTGCAG GTGTgatccaggctgggagggggagTACTGCGAGGAGTGCGTGCGCATGCCGGGCTGTCTTCACGGCACGTGCCACCAGCCTTGGCAGTGCATCTGTCactctggctgggctggcaaGTTCTGTGACAAAG acaTACACATCTGTGAACACCAGTCCCCCTGCCAGAACGGGGCACAGTGCATCTACGATCGAGATGGGGAGTATTCCTGCTTGTGTCCGGAAGGTTTCCACGGGAAGGACTGTGAGATGAAGACAGGGCCATGTGAGAAGGCAGG GTCTCCATGCAAGAATGGTGGGCAATGCCAAGATGAAAATGGCTTTGCCAGTAACTTCACCTGCCGGTGTCTGGCTGGCTTTGTGGGGGCTCTCTGTGAGCACGACGTGGACGACTGCCTGATGCGCCCCTGTGCCAACGGGGCCACCTGCCACGACGGCGTCAACCGCTTCTCCTGCCAGTGCCAGGTGGGCTTTGAGGGGCGTTTCTGCACCATCAACATCAACGACTGCgccagccagccctgcaaaAATGGGGCAAAGTGCTATGACCGCATCAATGACTATGACTGCTTGTGTCCTGACCGTTTCACTGGCAAGACATGTGAGATCTCCGTCCCTGAGCCCACCTGGTCTCCTCCCTACCACCCTGCCAACCATGAGAATGCTGGAGGCGTGAAAAGCACCACAAGTGAGACGCCGGGAGTGACGCAGCCAGAGCCCATCAGGACTGTGGTCACAGGGCGGCGTGTGGCCAACCACAGTGAGAAGGAGCCGGGGGGAGGGTTGTTGAAAATCTCTGTGAAGGAGGTGGTGACCCAAAGGGACTCAGGGCTGAGTGAAGCCCAGCTGGTGACAGTGCTGGTGTTCGGGGtgctgacagcagtgctggTCCTCATCACTGTCCTGCTAATGCTGAGGAACTGGCAGAGAGGCCGTCAAAGGTCGAACTGGTGCCAAAGCCCTTCTCAGGCTGCAAGAAAGCTCCAAGACCAGGAGTGTCAGGTGGGCATGCTCAACACCATTTTGATTGAGCCAAGGAAGACcacagagctgtga